A genomic window from Pyxicephalus adspersus chromosome 2, UCB_Pads_2.0, whole genome shotgun sequence includes:
- the FBXL14 gene encoding F-box/LRR-repeat protein 14 translates to MEETHISCLFPELLAMIFSYLDVRDKGRAAQVCGAWRDAAYHKSVWRGTEAKLHLRRANPSLFPSLQARGIRRVQILSLRRSLSYVIQGLPDIESLNLSGCYNLTDNGLGHAFVQEIGSLRCLNLSLCKQITDSSLGRIAQYLKRLEVLELGGCSNITNTGLLLIAWGLHGLKSLNLRSCRHVSDVGIGHLAGMTRSAAEGCLGLEQLTLQDCQKLTDLALKHIARGLQGLRVLNLSFCGGISDAGLLHLSHMGGLRSLNLRSCDNISDTGIMHLAMGSLRLSGLDVSFCDKVGDQSLAYIAQGLYGLKSLSLCSCHISDDGINRMVRQMHSLRTLNIGQCVRITDKGLELIAEHLSQLTGIDLYGCTRITKKGLERITQLPCLKVLNLGLWQMTESEKVR, encoded by the coding sequence CTGTTTCCCGAGCTGCTGGCCATGATCTTCAGCTACTTGGACGTGCGTGACAAGGGCCGGGCGGCGCAGGTATGTGGCGCCTGGCGGGACGCGGCCTACCACAAGTCGGTGTGGCGGGGAACCGAAGCCAAGCTACACCTCCGGCGCGCCAACCCCTCGCTCTTCCCCAGCCTGCAGGCCCGCGGAATCCGCCGGGTACAGATCCTCAGCCTACGCCGCTCGCTTAGCTACGTCATCCAGGGCCTACCGGACATCGAGAGCCTAAACCTGAGCGGCTGCTACAACCTGACCGACAACGGACTGGGCCACGCCTTCGTGCAGGAGATCGGATCTCTCCGCTGCCTCAACCTCAGCCTGTGTAAGCAGATCACGGACAGCAGCCTGGGCCGCATTGCTCAGTACCTGAAGCGGCTGGAGGTGCTAGAGCTGGGGGGCTGCTCCAATATTACCAACACCGGCCTGCTACTCATTGCCTGGGGGCTGCATGGCCTGAAGAGCCTTAACCTGCGCAGCTGCCGCCATGTCTCCGATGTGGGCATCGGTCACCTAGCTGGCATGACCCGCAGTGCCGCCGAGGGTTGCCTGGGTCTGGAGCAGCTCACCCTGCAGGACTGCCAGAAGCTGACTGATCTCGCCCTCAAGCACATCGCCCGGGGGCTCCAGGGTTTGCGTGTCCTCAACCTGAGTTTCTGTGGTGGCATCTCGGACGCTGGGCTGTTGCACCTCTCCCACATGGGTGGCCTGCGCAGCCTAAACCTTCGCAGCTGTGACAACATCAGCGACACTGGCATCATGCACCTGGCCATGGGCAGCCTACGGCTTTCGGGTCTGGATGTGTCATTCTGTGACAAGGTGGGTGACCAGAGCCTGGCCTACATCGCCCAGGGTCTGTACGGGCTCAAGTCACTATCGCTGTGCTCCTGTCACATCAGCGACGACGGCATCAATCGCATGGTGCGCCAGATGCACAGCCTGAGAACCCTCAACATCGGACAGTGTGTGCGCATCACGGACAAGGGGCTGGAGCTTATCGCCGAGCACCTGAGCCAGCTCACCGGCATTGACCTATATGGCTGCACCCGCATCACCAAGAAGGGGCTGGAGAGAATCACACAGTTGCCCTGTCTCAAAGTGCTAAACCTGGGGCTCTGGCAGATGACTGAGAGTGAGAAGGTTAGGTGA